The Bacillus sp. Y1 genome has a window encoding:
- the sinI gene encoding DNA-binding anti-repressor SinI, which yields MLETSEVTLEELDYEWMMLIIEAKKLGLEKEEIRRFLGENEIRG from the coding sequence ATGTTGGAAACGAGTGAAGTGACATTAGAAGAGCTAGACTATGAGTGGATGATGTTGATCATTGAGGCAAAAAAGTTAGGCCTAGAGAAAGAAGAGATTAGAAGATTTTTAGGTGAGAATGAAATTAGAGGATAA
- a CDS encoding heavy metal translocating P-type ATPase — MNTELKALERPIEANESFFEKIKPHAELIAAITSGVLIAVGWTLEKIDWSTASIVAFLFAFVIGGFAKAKEGIEDTIADKELNVEMLMIFAAIGSAIIGYWTEGAILIFIFAMSGALETYTMNKSHKEISALMELQPEEALLIRGGHEATVHVSELRIGDHILVKPGERVPSDGKIIKGQSNLDEAAITGESIPVSKGIGEEVFAGTVNVNGSLTVEITKPSSETLFQKIIQLVQSAQSEKSPSQLFIEKFEGTYVKVVLAFVVLMMFVPHYALGWSWTETFYRAMILLVVASPCALVASIMPATLSAISNGAKHGILFKGGVHLENLSHLQAIAFDKTGTLTKGKPEVTDIIVVEGMERQPLLKTVASIENHSNHPLAQAIVTFVKKETGATLNHPDSIEDVSGYGVRASLDGMDWKIGKADFVGKIEAENFSNGVAKQLASEGKTIVFVKQNEKLVALIALKDVVREETKAAIDLLKAKGIYTIMLTGDSEKTAEAIAGESHVNEYVAECLPETKVEKLKEIRERFGTVAMVGDGINDAPALATANVGIAMGEGSDVALETADIVLMKNDLPRIAEAITLSEKMNRIIKQNVIFSISVIMLLIASNFLQFLDLPFGVIGHEGSTILVILNSLRLLKS; from the coding sequence AATTAAAAGCTTTAGAGAGACCTATTGAAGCAAATGAAAGCTTTTTTGAAAAAATCAAGCCGCATGCTGAATTAATTGCTGCCATTACTAGTGGGGTTCTCATTGCGGTTGGTTGGACATTAGAAAAAATCGATTGGTCGACAGCTTCTATTGTTGCCTTTCTGTTCGCTTTTGTTATCGGTGGATTTGCTAAGGCCAAGGAAGGAATAGAAGATACGATTGCCGACAAGGAATTGAACGTAGAAATGCTGATGATCTTTGCTGCGATCGGTTCGGCGATTATCGGTTATTGGACAGAGGGTGCCATTCTTATCTTTATTTTTGCGATGAGTGGTGCACTTGAGACGTACACCATGAACAAGAGCCATAAGGAGATCTCCGCATTAATGGAGCTTCAGCCTGAAGAGGCACTTCTCATTCGCGGTGGTCATGAGGCAACTGTTCATGTAAGCGAGCTTCGTATCGGCGATCATATTTTAGTAAAGCCTGGTGAACGCGTCCCTTCAGATGGAAAAATTATTAAAGGCCAATCAAACTTAGATGAAGCTGCTATTACAGGGGAATCGATCCCAGTAAGTAAAGGAATCGGCGAAGAAGTGTTTGCTGGTACGGTGAATGTAAATGGATCTCTTACTGTTGAAATCACTAAACCAAGCAGCGAAACCTTATTTCAAAAGATCATTCAATTGGTTCAATCCGCACAAAGTGAAAAATCACCTTCTCAACTTTTCATTGAAAAATTTGAAGGAACTTATGTAAAAGTCGTTCTTGCCTTCGTTGTACTCATGATGTTTGTGCCACATTATGCCCTTGGCTGGAGTTGGACGGAAACCTTTTATCGGGCCATGATCTTACTTGTAGTTGCCTCCCCATGTGCGTTAGTTGCGTCGATCATGCCGGCAACCTTATCCGCCATTTCTAATGGGGCGAAGCACGGCATCCTTTTTAAAGGCGGGGTTCATTTAGAAAATCTTAGCCACTTACAGGCCATTGCTTTTGATAAAACAGGTACACTTACAAAAGGTAAGCCTGAGGTAACAGATATCATTGTCGTCGAAGGTATGGAAAGACAGCCCCTTTTAAAAACAGTCGCATCCATTGAGAATCATTCGAATCATCCACTAGCTCAGGCGATTGTAACTTTTGTTAAAAAAGAAACAGGGGCTACGCTCAATCATCCTGATAGCATTGAAGATGTATCGGGATATGGTGTGAGAGCAAGTCTTGACGGAATGGATTGGAAAATTGGTAAAGCTGATTTTGTTGGCAAGATAGAGGCAGAAAACTTTTCTAATGGGGTAGCCAAACAGCTCGCATCTGAAGGGAAAACCATTGTTTTTGTGAAGCAAAATGAGAAACTTGTTGCCCTTATTGCCTTAAAGGATGTGGTACGTGAGGAAACAAAAGCGGCCATTGATTTGTTAAAAGCAAAAGGGATCTACACCATCATGCTAACAGGTGATAGTGAAAAAACGGCTGAAGCCATCGCTGGTGAAAGTCACGTAAATGAATACGTAGCTGAATGCCTGCCAGAAACAAAGGTGGAAAAATTAAAAGAAATTCGCGAACGTTTTGGTACCGTTGCAATGGTTGGAGATGGAATCAATGATGCTCCTGCCTTAGCAACCGCCAATGTGGGGATTGCCATGGGCGAGGGTTCAGATGTCGCACTTGAAACAGCTGATATTGTGTTAATGAAGAACGACCTTCCTCGTATTGCCGAGGCCATTACACTTTCTGAAAAAATGAATCGAATTATCAAACAAAATGTGATTTTTTCCATCTCAGTCATCATGTTATTAATTGCTTCAAACTTCCTCCAATTTTTAGACCTTCCTTTTGGGGTCATTGGACATGAAGGTAGTACGATTCTTGTTATTTTAAACAGCTTACGATTATTAAAGTCATAG
- a CDS encoding DUF1128 domain-containing protein, which produces MNLSEKSVENVEYMIEKIKEKLKVLNLGAIKPSHFDENMYEELKEIYDLVMKRDSFSPSETQALAEELGNLRKQ; this is translated from the coding sequence ATGAACTTATCTGAGAAATCAGTAGAAAACGTGGAATATATGATTGAAAAGATAAAAGAAAAGTTAAAGGTATTGAATTTAGGTGCCATCAAACCATCGCACTTTGATGAAAATATGTATGAAGAGCTAAAAGAAATTTATGACCTAGTGATGAAAAGAGATTCGTTTAGCCCAAGTGAAACACAAGCATTAGCGGAAGAGTTAGGGAATCTAAGAAAACAATAA
- a CDS encoding YtxH domain-containing protein: MSGTKKFWTGVLWGALAGGAISLLDRDTRQAVVQSCKKTSGELSYYIKHPDEVVEQVKDATTKIRSTVEQVSGDISFIADKVEELREVTPAVTGIVKETKEAFQKEEE, from the coding sequence ATGAGTGGAACAAAAAAGTTTTGGACAGGTGTTCTTTGGGGAGCTCTTGCCGGAGGAGCAATCAGTTTACTCGATCGTGACACCAGACAGGCTGTTGTACAAAGCTGTAAAAAGACAAGTGGGGAGCTATCTTATTATATCAAGCATCCAGATGAAGTAGTCGAACAGGTGAAGGATGCAACAACCAAAATTCGTTCAACCGTTGAGCAAGTGAGTGGAGATATTTCTTTTATCGCAGACAAGGTAGAGGAACTTCGCGAAGTCACACCAGCGGTAACGGGGATCGTAAAGGAAACGAAAGAGGCATTTCAAAAGGAAGAGGAATAG
- a CDS encoding helix-turn-helix domain-containing protein, producing the protein MIGDRVKKLRLEKKMSMSELAEQAGVAKSYLSSLERNLQTNPSIQFLEKISAVLHVPVDHLIHEHPNKDELDSDWMKLVKEAMNSGVSKDQFKEFLEFNKWRSNQSNNN; encoded by the coding sequence ATGATTGGAGATCGTGTTAAGAAACTTCGTCTTGAAAAGAAAATGTCCATGTCTGAGCTAGCTGAACAAGCTGGTGTCGCGAAATCATACTTAAGTTCATTAGAAAGAAATTTACAAACGAATCCGTCTATCCAATTTCTTGAGAAAATTTCAGCTGTCCTTCATGTACCAGTTGACCATCTTATACATGAGCACCCAAATAAAGACGAACTAGACTCTGACTGGATGAAGCTTGTGAAAGAGGCTATGAACTCCGGGGTTTCGAAGGACCAGTTTAAAGAATTTCTTGAGTTTAATAAATGGAGAAGTAATCAATCAAATAATAACTAA
- a CDS encoding YihY/virulence factor BrkB family protein, translating to MVINLRFLTLLTKRVLQDDVFGLAAQLAYFFLLSLFPLLIFLATLISFLPISQPELLGFVEDFAPTETFTLIETNLNDLMEKRNGGLLSFGIIATIWSASNGINAIVRAFNHAYDVKESRSFFVARGMSILLTFAMIFVFIVALLLPVFGKQIGIFLFSAFGLSDEFLSIWNALRWVVSSLILFTVFVGLYWIAPNKKFKCVRAVPGAIFATIGWALVSLAFSYYVSNFGNYSATYGSIGAIIVLMIWFYMSGIIMIIGGEINALYSKMKDEAC from the coding sequence ATGGTTATTAATCTGAGATTTCTTACCTTACTTACAAAAAGAGTATTGCAGGATGATGTATTTGGACTGGCTGCACAGCTAGCCTACTTCTTTCTGCTTTCTTTATTTCCATTGCTAATATTTTTAGCGACGCTGATTTCGTTTTTACCCATTTCACAACCAGAGCTCTTAGGGTTTGTGGAAGACTTTGCTCCGACAGAAACCTTTACACTTATTGAGACCAACTTAAACGACCTTATGGAAAAAAGGAACGGGGGCTTGCTCTCTTTCGGGATCATTGCCACTATTTGGTCAGCATCAAATGGCATTAATGCCATTGTTCGAGCATTTAACCATGCGTATGATGTCAAAGAGAGCCGTTCTTTTTTTGTCGCAAGGGGCATGTCTATCTTATTAACCTTTGCGATGATTTTTGTCTTTATTGTCGCTTTGTTGCTGCCTGTTTTCGGAAAGCAAATCGGCATATTCTTATTTTCTGCATTTGGTTTATCAGATGAATTTTTGTCGATTTGGAATGCGCTCCGATGGGTGGTTAGTTCTCTCATTTTGTTTACGGTATTTGTTGGTCTGTATTGGATCGCACCAAATAAAAAATTTAAGTGTGTCCGTGCTGTACCAGGTGCTATTTTTGCAACCATCGGTTGGGCGCTCGTTTCGCTTGCTTTTTCGTACTATGTAAGTAATTTCGGTAATTACTCGGCAACCTATGGAAGCATCGGTGCCATCATCGTATTGATGATTTGGTTTTATATGTCCGGAATTATAATGATTATTGGTGGAGAGATTAACGCACTTTATAGCAAAATGAAGGACGAAGCATGCTAA
- a CDS encoding HD-GYP domain-containing protein, whose product MRLIRIDEYEPRTMQLAKPIFDRQKRVLLAAGRSIHPTYLQKLIDLDIRYLFIEDAESFGISMEEMLDVPTWVDAVDVLQTVYKAVEKKEELPIRPIQQLAIKLVEEVNKRKAILLIPASSLAEDLREYAHSVNVTLLALQIAKKFQISQMQIRDLAVGTLLHDIGKVLTPLEDDHPRVGFEYLRKTREVSLLSAHVAYQHHEAFDGSGVPRGLREKEIHEFAQICSIANLYENALSKKGIPPHEVMEYVMTKSGTLFSTDLVKRFVQEVPHFIPGTKVILNNGRKAIVTKVKGNLQRPFVRYLDSNEEVSLGENHTLLITEVLDQ is encoded by the coding sequence ATGAGATTAATTCGAATTGATGAATATGAGCCACGCACTATGCAGTTGGCGAAACCGATTTTTGATCGGCAGAAAAGGGTGCTTCTTGCAGCAGGACGTTCGATCCATCCAACATACTTGCAAAAGTTAATCGATCTTGATATTCGATATTTATTTATAGAGGACGCAGAGTCATTCGGAATTTCCATGGAGGAGATGCTCGATGTTCCGACATGGGTGGATGCAGTAGATGTACTACAAACTGTTTATAAAGCGGTTGAAAAAAAGGAAGAACTTCCGATTAGACCGATTCAACAGCTCGCTATTAAGCTGGTTGAGGAAGTTAATAAAAGAAAGGCCATTCTTTTAATTCCTGCCTCTTCATTAGCGGAAGATCTACGAGAGTATGCCCACTCGGTTAATGTCACACTTCTTGCGTTGCAAATCGCGAAAAAATTTCAAATTTCTCAAATGCAAATTCGTGATTTAGCAGTCGGTACATTACTTCATGACATAGGAAAAGTTCTAACCCCTTTGGAGGATGATCATCCGAGGGTTGGGTTCGAATATTTACGAAAAACAAGAGAAGTGAGTTTGCTTTCTGCACATGTTGCCTATCAGCACCACGAAGCCTTTGATGGTAGTGGAGTACCTAGAGGGTTACGTGAAAAAGAGATACATGAATTTGCCCAAATCTGCAGCATTGCAAATCTTTACGAGAATGCATTATCGAAAAAGGGGATTCCTCCCCATGAGGTGATGGAGTACGTAATGACAAAGAGTGGAACACTTTTTAGCACGGATCTTGTTAAACGATTCGTCCAAGAGGTACCACACTTTATTCCTGGCACGAAGGTCATTCTAAATAATGGGCGAAAAGCTATTGTCACGAAAGTAAAAGGGAATCTTCAAAGACCGTTCGTACGTTACCTAGATTCAAATGAAGAAGTTTCGTTAGGGGAAAATCACACATTATTAATTACAGAAGTGTTGGACCAGTAA
- a CDS encoding carbohydrate kinase — protein sequence MSDKEATILGLIKRDPFISQNELAERTGLSRSAVAGYISSLTKQGKLLGRAYVLPNKKQVICIGGANVDRKMQAIDKLQLGTSNPASTSNSCGGVARNIAENLGRLGLDVSLMTVVGDDHEGKWLLDYTRSYVDIEPSKILPNEATGTYTAVLDVDGEMVVALADMGIYDRVDLEFVEKRWGFLASTELVMIDTNFPSDVLAKVIDRCREEAIPLVITPVSAPKIKKLPQNLDGVAWLIANKDEAEALAGKPIKDEGDFFKAAEAIMKKGVERVVISRGDKGLIYFTKANEAGVLLPPKVDVVDVTGAGDALVAGIVYAYLRELKTEDACKIGMACSMLTLATEETVNPSLNHLQLQEAFQHNFH from the coding sequence ATGAGTGATAAGGAAGCAACGATTCTTGGACTGATTAAAAGAGATCCATTTATATCTCAAAATGAGTTGGCAGAAAGGACAGGCTTGTCTCGTTCAGCTGTTGCTGGTTATATTTCTTCTCTTACAAAGCAAGGAAAACTATTAGGTCGGGCATATGTATTACCTAATAAAAAACAGGTGATCTGTATAGGCGGAGCCAATGTTGATAGGAAAATGCAAGCGATCGATAAGCTTCAGTTAGGAACATCCAATCCTGCTAGTACTAGTAATTCTTGCGGAGGGGTTGCAAGGAACATTGCTGAAAACTTGGGAAGACTAGGATTAGATGTTTCTCTTATGACTGTTGTTGGTGATGATCATGAAGGAAAATGGCTACTAGACTACACAAGGTCTTACGTTGATATAGAGCCTTCAAAAATTCTTCCTAATGAAGCAACGGGAACGTATACGGCTGTTTTGGATGTGGATGGGGAAATGGTGGTTGCTTTAGCAGATATGGGCATTTATGATCGTGTCGATTTAGAGTTTGTTGAAAAGCGCTGGGGTTTTCTTGCATCAACAGAGCTTGTCATGATTGATACAAACTTCCCTTCAGACGTACTAGCAAAAGTGATTGATCGCTGTAGAGAAGAAGCGATTCCCCTCGTGATCACCCCTGTTTCAGCTCCAAAAATTAAGAAGTTGCCACAAAATCTTGATGGTGTGGCTTGGCTTATAGCAAATAAGGACGAAGCAGAGGCGTTAGCTGGGAAACCAATTAAAGACGAAGGTGACTTTTTTAAAGCTGCAGAAGCAATTATGAAAAAAGGCGTGGAAAGAGTTGTTATTTCTCGCGGAGACAAAGGACTTATTTACTTTACAAAGGCGAATGAAGCGGGTGTATTGTTACCGCCGAAGGTTGATGTTGTTGATGTAACGGGTGCAGGAGATGCACTGGTTGCAGGAATTGTTTATGCCTACTTACGCGAGTTAAAAACGGAAGATGCCTGCAAAATTGGAATGGCATGTTCGATGCTTACTTTAGCAACGGAGGAAACGGTTAACCCGTCATTGAATCATCTACAACTACAAGAAGCTTTTCAACATAATTTCCACTAA
- a CDS encoding pseudouridine-5'-phosphate glycosidase: MEKYLEYSQEVLEAKKNNVPVVALESTIISHGMPYPQNVQTAKEVEDIIRKNGAVPATIAILDGKIKIGLSDEELEMLATRKDIEKASRRDLPYLVATKKNGATTVAATMICAELAGIEVFVTGGIGGVHREAEVTMDVSADLQELAQTNVAVVCAGAKSILDIGLTLEYLETHGVPVVGFGTEVLPAFYTRTSPFQVNVQVENEKEAASMIRTKWELGLKGGVVIANPIPETDALDEQFINSVIEAALKEAKENEIAGKNVTPFLLSKVKELTEGRSLEANIALVKNNAEVGSKIAVQLNTLS, translated from the coding sequence ATGGAAAAATACTTAGAATACTCACAAGAAGTTTTAGAAGCGAAAAAAAATAATGTACCAGTAGTAGCATTAGAGTCAACTATCATCTCTCACGGAATGCCGTACCCACAAAATGTACAAACGGCAAAGGAAGTAGAAGACATTATTCGTAAAAATGGTGCTGTACCGGCTACGATTGCTATTTTAGATGGGAAAATAAAAATAGGCTTATCAGACGAAGAGTTAGAAATGCTTGCTACACGAAAGGACATTGAAAAGGCGAGCCGTAGGGATTTACCTTACCTAGTGGCGACGAAGAAAAATGGAGCAACAACGGTAGCGGCAACGATGATCTGTGCAGAGCTTGCTGGCATTGAAGTGTTCGTAACCGGTGGGATTGGTGGAGTTCACCGTGAAGCTGAAGTAACGATGGATGTTTCAGCTGATCTTCAAGAACTCGCTCAAACCAATGTTGCTGTTGTGTGCGCAGGGGCAAAATCTATTCTTGATATTGGTTTAACACTAGAGTATTTAGAAACTCATGGGGTGCCAGTCGTTGGCTTTGGTACCGAGGTACTTCCGGCTTTTTATACAAGAACAAGTCCCTTCCAAGTGAATGTTCAAGTGGAAAATGAAAAGGAAGCAGCAAGCATGATTCGTACAAAGTGGGAGTTAGGATTGAAGGGTGGAGTGGTTATTGCTAACCCAATCCCAGAAACAGATGCTCTTGATGAGCAATTTATCAACAGCGTGATTGAAGCGGCTTTAAAGGAAGCAAAGGAAAATGAGATTGCGGGTAAAAATGTTACTCCATTCCTTTTATCAAAGGTAAAAGAATTAACAGAAGGAAGAAGCTTGGAAGCAAATATTGCCTTGGTTAAGAATAATGCTGAGGTTGGATCAAAAATAGCTGTTCAACTTAACACTCTATCTTAA
- a CDS encoding low molecular weight protein-tyrosine-phosphatase, with the protein MVKVLFVCLGNICRSPMAEAMFRDLVKREGLEHKITVDSAGTGDWHLGKPPHQGTQDILSQHQISFEGQVARQIIAADLNEFDYIVAMDSQNEKNIHKLKSLHTSAKIVKLLDYVPEGEKVDVPDPYFTGNFQEVFDLLKIGCERLLQEIQTNENASWEGK; encoded by the coding sequence ATGGTTAAAGTTTTATTTGTGTGCCTCGGGAATATTTGCCGTTCACCAATGGCAGAGGCGATGTTTCGTGATTTAGTGAAAAGGGAAGGATTAGAACATAAAATAACGGTTGACTCTGCGGGTACGGGAGATTGGCATCTCGGGAAGCCTCCTCATCAGGGAACACAAGATATATTAAGTCAGCATCAAATTAGTTTCGAAGGTCAGGTGGCGAGACAAATCATTGCCGCTGATCTGAATGAGTTTGATTATATTGTGGCAATGGACTCTCAAAATGAAAAAAATATACATAAGCTGAAATCTCTTCATACGAGTGCCAAAATTGTAAAACTACTTGATTATGTTCCGGAGGGAGAAAAAGTGGATGTTCCTGACCCGTACTTTACCGGGAACTTTCAAGAAGTGTTTGATTTATTAAAGATAGGCTGTGAACGTTTATTACAAGAAATTCAAACGAATGAGAATGCAAGCTGGGAGGGAAAATGA
- the map gene encoding type I methionyl aminopeptidase, protein MIVLKSPREIEAMKKAGELLAACHKEIKKMIKPGITTWEIDQFVDKYLAQHGAIAQQKGYRGYEYATCASINDEICHGFPRKEPLNTGDIVTIDMVVNVNSALADSAWTYIVGEASEETNRLVEVTKTSLYKGIEAAVVGNRIGDIGYAIQTYVEGEGFSVVRNFIGHGIGPSIHEKPDVPHFGLPGKGPRIKEGMVFTIEPMVNVGSYETKMDSNGWTARTVDGKNSAQFEHTIAITKNGPIILTDQGE, encoded by the coding sequence ATGATTGTTTTAAAATCACCTCGTGAAATTGAGGCAATGAAAAAAGCAGGAGAGCTTCTGGCTGCTTGTCATAAAGAAATTAAAAAAATGATCAAACCAGGAATAACAACTTGGGAAATTGACCAGTTTGTTGATAAATATTTAGCGCAGCATGGGGCAATTGCTCAGCAAAAGGGTTACAGAGGTTACGAGTACGCAACATGTGCTAGTATTAATGATGAGATTTGTCACGGCTTTCCAAGAAAAGAACCTCTAAATACAGGGGACATTGTCACAATCGATATGGTTGTCAATGTGAATAGCGCCTTAGCAGACTCTGCGTGGACGTATATCGTTGGAGAAGCTTCTGAAGAAACAAACCGTCTTGTAGAGGTAACAAAAACGAGCTTATACAAAGGAATTGAAGCAGCCGTCGTAGGAAATCGAATCGGAGATATCGGATATGCGATTCAAACCTACGTGGAAGGAGAGGGATTCTCGGTCGTAAGAAACTTTATTGGCCATGGAATTGGCCCCTCCATTCATGAAAAGCCGGATGTTCCGCACTTTGGACTACCAGGAAAAGGTCCTCGCATAAAAGAGGGAATGGTATTTACGATCGAACCGATGGTTAATGTCGGAAGCTACGAAACAAAGATGGATTCCAATGGTTGGACCGCTCGTACCGTGGATGGAAAAAACTCTGCTCAATTTGAGCACACCATTGCCATCACGAAGAATGGTCCGATCATTCTAACAGATCAAGGTGAATAA